The Ictidomys tridecemlineatus isolate mIctTri1 chromosome 6, mIctTri1.hap1, whole genome shotgun sequence genome includes a region encoding these proteins:
- the LOC144364937 gene encoding uncharacterized protein LOC144364937 isoform X2, producing the protein MLRKVLILPVLCALAVAFPTLPPESTTDLPEWIPDLTLDGEEVKVQDSVADQDQTKEWIPDLTLDGEEVKVQDSVADQDQTTQWIPELTLDGEEVKVQDSVADQDQTTQWIPELILDGEEVKVQDSVADLDQTTDPESTTDSYLDVTQTSEFSTDLKTATATPVEEASEAPGDYDVFLYDIFANENF; encoded by the exons ATGCTCCGCAAGGTCCTGATCCTCCCGGTTCTGTGCGCCCTGGCGGTGGCGTTCCCTACACTGCCTCCCG AATCAACCACTGATCTACCGGAATGGATCCCTGACTTAACCCTTGATGGAGAGGAGGTCAAGGTCCAAGATTCAGTTGCTGACCAAGACCAGACTAAGGAATGGATCCCTGACTTAACCCTTGATGGAGAGGAGGTCAAGGTCCAAGATTCAGTTGCTGACCAAGACCAGACTACGCAATGGATCCCTGAGTTAACCCTTGATGGAGAGGAGGTCAAGGTCCAAGATTCAGTTGCTGACCAAGACCAGACTACGCAATGGATCCCTGAGTTAATTCTTGATGGAGAGGAGGTCAAGGTCCAAGATTCAGTTGCTGACCTAGACCAGACTACAGACCCAGAGTCAACCACAGACTCGTACCTGGATGTCACACAGACTTCAG AATTCTCCACTGACCTTAAAACAGCCACTGCCACCCCTGTGGAAGAAGCCAGTGAGGCCCCAG GTGATTATGATGTATTTCTGTACGACATCTTTGCGAATGAAAATTTTT aa
- the LOC144364937 gene encoding uncharacterized protein LOC144364937 isoform X1, which translates to MLRKVLILPVLCALAVAFPTLPPESTTDLPEWIPDLTLDGEEVKVQDSVADQDQTKEWIPDLTLDGEEVKVQDSVADQDQTTQWIPELTLDGEEVKVQDSVADQDQTTQWIPELILDGEEVKVQDSVADLDQTTDPESTTDSYLDVTQTSEFSTDLKTATATPVEEASEAPGDYDVFLYDIFANENFYTT; encoded by the exons ATGCTCCGCAAGGTCCTGATCCTCCCGGTTCTGTGCGCCCTGGCGGTGGCGTTCCCTACACTGCCTCCCG AATCAACCACTGATCTACCGGAATGGATCCCTGACTTAACCCTTGATGGAGAGGAGGTCAAGGTCCAAGATTCAGTTGCTGACCAAGACCAGACTAAGGAATGGATCCCTGACTTAACCCTTGATGGAGAGGAGGTCAAGGTCCAAGATTCAGTTGCTGACCAAGACCAGACTACGCAATGGATCCCTGAGTTAACCCTTGATGGAGAGGAGGTCAAGGTCCAAGATTCAGTTGCTGACCAAGACCAGACTACGCAATGGATCCCTGAGTTAATTCTTGATGGAGAGGAGGTCAAGGTCCAAGATTCAGTTGCTGACCTAGACCAGACTACAGACCCAGAGTCAACCACAGACTCGTACCTGGATGTCACACAGACTTCAG AATTCTCCACTGACCTTAAAACAGCCACTGCCACCCCTGTGGAAGAAGCCAGTGAGGCCCCAG GTGATTATGATGTATTTCTGTACGACATCTTTGCGAATGAAAATTTTT